A genomic region of Kineococcus rhizosphaerae contains the following coding sequences:
- a CDS encoding helix-turn-helix domain-containing protein, translating into MNIVDPALWVHRGAAPPMREFHRHDDLEINVAVLGSLEYLLGGERVTVPEGHTAMFWAAAPHRLIPAEPSDDSDICWIHLPLAAVLRWSLPEEFSARIMSHETVVVPTATVGAHVEAQFATWQRDLATGRHTETVLLEANAMVLRILAHEGSSPAPRQRPDLRPVAQMARFTAENFRRAISTVDIARAANLNPNYATTLFRQATGATLGEQLLRHRIAEAQRLLLTTTMTTAAVAHAAGFGSGSSLYAHFSKACGCSPGAYRAARSVT; encoded by the coding sequence GTGAACATCGTCGACCCCGCCCTCTGGGTGCACCGCGGCGCCGCCCCACCCATGCGGGAGTTCCACCGGCACGACGACCTCGAGATCAACGTCGCCGTCCTGGGGTCCCTGGAGTACCTCCTGGGCGGCGAACGGGTCACCGTGCCCGAGGGGCACACCGCGATGTTCTGGGCGGCCGCGCCGCACCGGCTGATCCCCGCCGAACCGTCCGACGACAGCGACATCTGCTGGATCCACCTGCCCCTGGCCGCCGTGCTGCGCTGGTCGCTGCCCGAGGAGTTCTCGGCGCGGATCATGTCGCACGAGACCGTCGTGGTGCCCACGGCGACGGTGGGCGCCCACGTCGAGGCGCAGTTCGCCACGTGGCAGCGCGACCTCGCCACGGGCCGGCACACCGAGACCGTCCTGCTCGAGGCCAACGCGATGGTGCTGAGGATCCTGGCACACGAGGGTTCCTCGCCCGCTCCCCGGCAACGGCCCGACCTGCGGCCCGTCGCGCAGATGGCCCGGTTCACGGCCGAGAACTTCCGGCGGGCCATCTCGACCGTCGACATCGCCCGGGCGGCCAACCTCAACCCCAACTACGCGACGACGCTGTTCCGGCAGGCGACGGGCGCCACGCTCGGGGAGCAGCTGCTGCGGCACCGGATCGCCGAGGCGCAGCGGCTGCTGCTCACGACCACCATGACGACGGCGGCCGTCGCGCACGCCGCCGGGTTCGGGTCGGGGAGCAGCCTGTACGCCCACTTCTCCAAGGCGTGCGGCTGCTCCCCCGGCGCCTACCGCGCCGCCCGTTCGGTCACGTGA
- a CDS encoding alpha-glucosidase/alpha-galactosidase, protein MTQSPKITIIGAGGFVFPFRLIGDILSFPALRSARLCLMDVRPEKLGPVADAARKLVAHHGFDAEVEETTDRRAALDGADFVIITFQVGGVEAYKDDVLIPRRYGIDQTVGDTIGPGGVFRFLRSVPAYEVIAADALEVCPDAVFINYANPMAMATAFLNAKGLKTVGLCHSVQGTTRMLARTLGVPYEEVNYLSAGINHQAWILKFRHGTEDLYPRLREVMNARHVVGRAAAELAGDDGDHSEAAQAASTYEGGNEQVRTTLMNAFGYFETESSHHASEYLPYFRKNPEMVEHYIPERWDYYEICVNHDDQGDIDTQLDKLKAELKPSVEYGASIVNSVVTGVPSVVYGNVPNVGVISNLPPDACVEVPCLVDENGVQPTAIGELPLQLAALNRTNVNVQTLAVQAALTGNRENVHHAVALDPLTAALLTLEQARAMTDELLTAHAERLPENLRA, encoded by the coding sequence ATGACGCAGAGCCCCAAGATCACCATCATCGGCGCCGGTGGTTTCGTCTTCCCGTTCCGGCTGATCGGCGACATCCTCAGCTTCCCGGCCCTGCGCTCGGCCCGGCTGTGCCTCATGGACGTGCGTCCCGAGAAGCTGGGCCCGGTCGCCGACGCCGCGCGCAAGCTCGTCGCCCACCACGGCTTCGACGCCGAGGTCGAGGAGACGACCGACCGGCGTGCAGCCCTCGACGGCGCCGACTTCGTCATCATCACCTTCCAGGTCGGCGGCGTGGAGGCGTACAAGGACGACGTCCTCATCCCGCGCCGGTACGGGATCGACCAGACCGTCGGCGACACGATCGGCCCCGGCGGGGTCTTCCGGTTCCTGCGCTCGGTCCCCGCCTACGAGGTCATCGCCGCCGACGCGCTCGAGGTCTGCCCCGACGCGGTGTTCATCAACTACGCCAACCCGATGGCCATGGCGACGGCGTTCCTCAACGCCAAGGGCTTGAAGACGGTCGGGCTGTGCCACAGCGTCCAGGGCACCACGCGCATGCTGGCCCGCACGCTCGGCGTCCCCTACGAGGAGGTCAACTACCTCTCGGCCGGCATCAACCACCAGGCCTGGATCCTGAAGTTCCGCCACGGCACCGAGGACCTGTACCCGCGGCTGCGCGAGGTCATGAACGCCCGGCACGTCGTGGGCCGGGCCGCGGCCGAGCTCGCCGGTGACGACGGTGACCACTCCGAGGCCGCGCAGGCCGCCAGCACCTACGAGGGCGGCAACGAGCAGGTCCGCACGACCCTCATGAACGCCTTCGGGTACTTCGAGACCGAGTCCAGCCACCACGCCTCGGAGTACCTGCCGTACTTCCGCAAGAACCCCGAGATGGTCGAGCACTACATCCCCGAGCGCTGGGACTACTACGAGATCTGCGTGAACCACGACGACCAGGGCGACATCGACACCCAGCTCGACAAGCTCAAGGCCGAGCTCAAGCCGTCGGTCGAGTACGGGGCCTCGATCGTGAACTCCGTCGTCACCGGCGTCCCCAGCGTCGTCTACGGCAACGTCCCCAACGTGGGCGTGATCTCCAACCTGCCCCCCGACGCGTGCGTCGAGGTCCCCTGCCTCGTCGACGAGAACGGCGTGCAGCCGACCGCGATCGGGGAACTGCCGCTGCAGCTCGCCGCGCTGAACCGCACCAACGTCAACGTCCAGACCCTCGCCGTGCAGGCGGCCCTGACGGGCAACCGCGAGAACGTCCACCACGCGGTGGCGCTCGACCCGCTGACCGCGGCCCTGCTCACCCTCGAGCAGGCCCGCGCGATGACCGACGAGCTGCTGACCGCCCACGCCGAGCGCCTCCCGGAGAACCTGCGCGCATGA
- a CDS encoding glycoside hydrolase family 27 protein — MTSRPPMGWNSWDCYGTTVTEEEVLANARFLAEHLLEFGWDTVVVDIDWSDPTARAHGYNAGAPLCLDERGRLVPDPGRFPSAAGGAGFGPLAEQVHALGLKFGIHVMRGVPRLAVDESTPFVDRDNVCEWNPDMLGLDHSHPGAQEYYDSVLELYASWGVDFLKVDDMLWPYQAQEIEAFAEAIRRSGRDIALSLSPGRDLSLSRLEHLREHATMWRVCDDLWDRWADVEANFARFARWAPHAGPDGWPDGDMLPLGRIGIRAERGEPRHDRLTPAERRTLVTLWVVARSPLMIGGDLPSSDPATVALFTNPDVLRVLDSGGSREVFREGPLVLWTADGGHVAAFNLGDEPLDVALDSRDVDLPGRLGTVTDLWTGEPVATVPVTAQRDETRGVAPGSTAIPLRIDPHGAVLLRHTP, encoded by the coding sequence ATGACGAGCCGCCCGCCCATGGGCTGGAACTCCTGGGACTGCTACGGCACCACGGTGACCGAGGAGGAGGTGCTCGCCAACGCCCGGTTCCTGGCCGAGCACCTCCTGGAGTTCGGCTGGGACACCGTCGTCGTCGACATCGACTGGTCCGACCCGACGGCCAGGGCGCACGGCTACAACGCCGGTGCCCCGCTGTGCCTGGACGAGCGGGGCCGGCTCGTCCCCGACCCGGGCCGGTTCCCCAGCGCGGCCGGGGGAGCGGGGTTCGGTCCGCTGGCCGAGCAGGTCCACGCCCTGGGCCTGAAGTTCGGGATCCACGTCATGCGCGGCGTCCCCCGCCTCGCGGTCGACGAGAGCACGCCCTTCGTGGACCGGGACAACGTGTGCGAGTGGAACCCCGACATGCTCGGCCTCGACCACTCCCACCCGGGAGCCCAGGAGTACTACGACTCCGTCCTGGAGCTGTACGCGTCCTGGGGCGTCGACTTCCTCAAGGTCGACGACATGCTGTGGCCGTACCAGGCGCAGGAGATCGAGGCCTTCGCCGAGGCGATCCGGCGCTCGGGCCGCGACATCGCGCTCAGCCTGTCCCCGGGCCGGGACCTGTCGCTGTCACGGCTGGAGCACCTGCGCGAGCACGCCACGATGTGGCGCGTCTGCGACGACCTGTGGGACCGGTGGGCGGACGTGGAGGCGAACTTCGCCCGGTTCGCGCGCTGGGCCCCGCACGCCGGCCCGGACGGCTGGCCCGACGGCGACATGCTGCCCCTGGGGCGCATCGGGATCCGCGCCGAACGCGGCGAACCCCGCCACGACCGGCTCACCCCGGCCGAGCGGCGCACGCTCGTCACGTTGTGGGTCGTCGCCCGGTCACCGCTGATGATCGGCGGGGACCTGCCGTCGTCCGACCCGGCGACGGTCGCGTTGTTCACCAACCCCGACGTGCTGCGGGTGCTGGACTCCGGCGGCAGCCGGGAGGTGTTCCGCGAGGGTCCGCTCGTGCTGTGGACGGCCGACGGTGGCCACGTCGCCGCGTTCAACCTCGGCGACGAACCGCTGGACGTCGCCCTGGACAGCCGCGACGTGGACCTGCCGGGGCGGCTGGGGACGGTCACCGACCTGTGGACGGGCGAACCCGTCGCGACGGTGCCGGTGACGGCGCAGCGCGACGAGACCCGCGGTGTCGCCCCCGGCAGCACCGCGATCCCGCTGCGGATCGACCCGCACGGCGCGGTGCTGCTGCGGCACACCCCCTGA